In Bacillota bacterium, the genomic stretch ATGCGCTTTAAGACATATGGATATTCTCCGGCCGGCAGCTTGGCTTCTACCTGTTGCCAGTCGCCCCAATCCACCTGCCGAGCCAAATCCACCGTGAATTCACGTCCGTTCTTATCAACTAGCAACGCCCGCAGCCAATGTCCCTGCCCGTCACCGTAGACCATAAGGGACAGCTTATCGGCCTGACCGGGCAAAGCCAGGCCCTGGTCAAAGACCACGTAGGCTGCCTTGGTACCGCTCCCGGCGGTAAAATCATAATCCAATCGCAGAGAATGGCTGCCCTGGTAGACCGGCTCCGGCAGTGCCGCCAGAGTAACGTTTCCTTTCACCTCGGCCGGGTAAACAGTGGCCGCGATGCCATGCAAAGCTTCGAAATGTAACAGCGGTATATCATGAGTTCCCACTGTAACCAAAGTGCGGGCTGCGGTTTCAGTGCCAGCCACTGTACCGCCCCACAGCGCTTCCACTGCTCCCACCTGGGCTGTGGGGCCGGCTTTGACCTTGCCGGCTTGAACAGTCCCAATATCATCTAACACTTGCCACTTAAGATCTTCAGATCTAACCGACGCTCGGCGCCCGACGCTGTCGTACGCATAGGCACTAAGCACTGCTTCCTCATCAGGAGCCAAAGCCAGTTGCTCCGGGGTCAACTGTAGCCGAACCACCGGGCCAATCACTTCCAGCGCCAGTTCAGCTTGGACCGAACCGTAAGCAGCAATCACCTTCCCTTTACCGGAAGAATTAGCGGTAAAAACATTCTCCTGCACAGCACCCAGCTGGGCCGGTTCCACTCGCCAACTTACTTTGCCCGCCTCCACCGGCACCGGGTTGTAGTTGGCATCGTAGCCTTTCACTGTGAGTAGCTGGGTACCCTCGGGCACTACCCGGGTTCCCGTGGCTGAAATCGTAAGCCCAGCCAGCTCCCCCTGAGGCGCCTTACTGAAAATGCCGATGCCGTTGCTGACCGAACGCTCCCTAATTTCGGCCGGTTTGTTCACCACCGCCGCACTGCTCTCCCCGGGGCGGCGCGCCAGAACCGTGGTGGAGCCGCCGCCGTCTAAGTTCAAAGCCTGATAGCAACCGATCTTCAGAAGCACAGCGGCCCATTCAGTTTGAGACAGC encodes the following:
- a CDS encoding phosphodiester glycosidase family protein, which codes for MAAGEQVLIGAQAAAEFLQSYLTPGSRVEIDLSTVPSWEEFAWTVGGGTVLIKDGRIVPFTHEVKGNNPRSAVGISADGRQLILAAVDGRQEESRGLSQTEWAAVLLKIGCYQALNLDGGGSTTVLARRPGESSAAVVNKPAEIRERSVSNGIGIFSKAPQGELAGLTISATGTRVVPEGTQLLTVKGYDANYNPVPVEAGKVSWRVEPAQLGAVQENVFTANSSGKGKVIAAYGSVQAELALEVIGPVVRLQLTPEQLALAPDEEAVLSAYAYDSVGRRASVRSEDLKWQVLDDIGTVQAGKVKAGPTAQVGAVEALWGGTVAGTETAARTLVTVGTHDIPLLHFEALHGIAATVYPAEVKGNVTLAALPEPVYQGSHSLRLDYDFTAGSGTKAAYVVFDQGLALPGQADKLSLMVYGDGQGHWLRALLVDKNGREFTVDLARQVDWGDWQQVEAKLPAGEYPYVLKRIYLVEPDPAKQGSGTVYLDNLALTSSLPFATEMKLTPKPFPDQEYTQAPVAGGQNFLVVASLPQEPEQLEWVTALKEAAQKHQARYLVCLRPLAESTQQVWEQALGIPIKPVGASGRWDEGRATFYTLNAKDGTLVQGDAQDWQWLQADLAQLEGQKQVFVFLERQPFTGPEGFTSRPEADLLRRRLQETGQKLGALVWTFSPSASSGITWEDGVRYQRLQIAAQDERPRLALVSIKDGKATYTGLKY